The following are encoded in a window of Longibacter salinarum genomic DNA:
- a CDS encoding efflux RND transporter periplasmic adaptor subunit, with protein MTPSRLLAALLLASALTFSACSSEESTDPSDAEPMSVTTAVAAESAEPTVYRYSGTIQGARRIPLSTKMMGTITSLDVEAGDRVRRGQTLVQVRSQNVRAQKRQVEARLQEARAALKNAKTNFERIESLKAKDSATQKEFDDAETGFERAKARVEALESQLAEINDTLDYSTITSPIDGFVVEKRAEEGALATPGRPLLVVETLDELKAVVQVPEAEINRFKMGESVNVEIGAADDATLSGEVTQINPGGNYASRQFEVQVKLNRDDAGDIKSGMYAEVLYPVEEAPTLTVPADAIVHRGQLTGLFAVHDSTALLRWVRVGEQRGDRIEVLSGLRPGETYIADATGRILDGQTVRTQ; from the coding sequence ATGACCCCTTCCCGCTTACTTGCTGCCCTTCTGCTCGCCTCCGCGCTCACGTTTTCCGCCTGCAGCTCCGAGGAGTCGACAGATCCGTCCGATGCAGAGCCGATGTCTGTAACGACCGCGGTCGCAGCCGAATCGGCGGAGCCCACCGTCTACCGATACAGCGGCACCATTCAGGGCGCCCGCCGCATTCCGCTCTCAACCAAGATGATGGGGACGATCACGTCACTCGACGTGGAGGCCGGTGACCGCGTCCGCCGCGGCCAGACGCTCGTTCAGGTGCGCAGCCAGAACGTTCGCGCACAGAAACGACAGGTCGAAGCTCGGCTCCAGGAAGCACGTGCTGCGCTGAAGAACGCGAAAACCAACTTCGAGCGGATCGAGTCGCTAAAGGCAAAGGATAGCGCAACACAAAAGGAGTTCGACGATGCGGAGACGGGCTTTGAACGGGCCAAAGCACGCGTCGAGGCGCTGGAGAGCCAGCTGGCGGAGATCAACGATACGCTCGACTATTCGACCATAACCTCCCCGATCGACGGGTTCGTCGTGGAGAAACGTGCCGAGGAAGGCGCCCTAGCGACGCCGGGCCGACCGCTGCTCGTCGTCGAGACGCTGGACGAGTTGAAGGCCGTCGTACAGGTGCCGGAAGCCGAGATCAACCGCTTCAAGATGGGCGAATCCGTCAACGTCGAGATTGGCGCCGCAGATGACGCCACATTGTCCGGCGAGGTCACGCAGATCAATCCCGGCGGCAACTACGCGAGCCGTCAGTTCGAGGTACAGGTCAAGTTGAACCGGGACGATGCCGGGGATATCAAGTCAGGCATGTATGCAGAAGTCCTGTACCCCGTGGAAGAAGCCCCAACCCTGACGGTCCCCGCGGACGCGATCGTCCACCGGGGCCAGCTCACGGGGCTCTTCGCCGTACACGACTCCACCGCCCTCCTACGCTGGGTGCGCGTTGGCGAACAGCGAGGCGACCGAATCGAGGTTCTCTCGGGCCTGCGTCCAGGTGAAACCTACATCGCCGACGCAACCGGTCGAATCCTGGACGGCCAGACCGTTCGCACGCAATAA
- a CDS encoding TolC family protein — protein MTSPSIRFRHLPVPSGLSVAIAIMLAGWLATGATPQVKAQPVTSAGDTLSLTLEAALQKARAESFPVRDAEAQHRARRAQKRQSLAVFFPRISAAEEGATTTDPLNAFGFKLRQETVTQADFAPTTLNDPERIDNFTTRVQVEQPLVNLDGLFDRRAASSAVKAAAKQTERTREVVAFQVKKGYFGLVLAREQLEVIDEALNAARKNAQQSEDLFDEGMITRADVLAARVRVLDLESRRTDAVARFRSASDQLRFLLGVKERVHVQATDSLTQEAPPQDTLTAATANRHRSDMQALRLRADAARAQVRARWMAFVPRLNARGTYAWNDDTAFGTDAAGYTVGASLTWSLFDGFQQIGKAQQAEAELQRADIALQRQSLQNEVDITEAQRNLMAARQRIKQAEAAVEQAEESLRIRSDRYAEGLERTSDLLQAEATLAERRLAHLQALYQHNVTLYRLELLTERTLTR, from the coding sequence ATGACGTCACCCTCGATCCGTTTTCGTCATCTGCCCGTTCCATCAGGTCTCTCCGTCGCAATCGCGATCATGCTGGCGGGATGGCTCGCCACTGGGGCCACACCGCAGGTGAAGGCCCAGCCTGTCACTTCCGCAGGCGACACGCTGTCCCTCACACTGGAAGCAGCTCTGCAGAAGGCGCGCGCGGAGAGCTTCCCCGTTCGCGACGCGGAGGCGCAGCACCGGGCGCGCCGTGCACAGAAGCGACAGTCACTGGCGGTGTTCTTTCCCCGTATCTCTGCCGCAGAAGAGGGCGCAACGACGACCGATCCACTCAATGCGTTCGGCTTCAAACTCCGACAGGAGACGGTGACGCAGGCCGACTTCGCTCCCACGACGCTTAACGACCCAGAGCGCATCGATAACTTCACGACACGCGTGCAGGTTGAGCAGCCGCTCGTCAACCTGGACGGCCTTTTCGACCGTCGAGCTGCTTCCAGTGCCGTGAAGGCCGCTGCGAAGCAAACCGAGCGAACGCGCGAGGTTGTCGCCTTTCAGGTCAAGAAGGGCTACTTCGGGCTCGTCCTGGCCCGGGAGCAGCTCGAGGTCATCGATGAAGCCTTGAACGCCGCTCGCAAAAATGCACAGCAGTCCGAAGATCTGTTCGACGAGGGTATGATCACGCGTGCTGACGTGCTGGCCGCCCGGGTCCGGGTGCTGGACCTCGAGAGTCGACGCACCGATGCCGTCGCCCGCTTCCGAAGCGCGTCCGATCAGCTGCGCTTCCTTCTCGGCGTCAAAGAACGGGTGCACGTCCAGGCTACGGACTCCCTCACACAGGAAGCACCACCCCAGGACACACTCACGGCCGCAACCGCCAACCGTCACCGGTCGGACATGCAGGCGCTTCGCTTGCGTGCTGATGCCGCACGGGCACAGGTACGTGCCCGGTGGATGGCCTTCGTGCCCCGACTGAATGCAAGGGGCACCTACGCCTGGAACGACGACACGGCGTTCGGGACCGATGCGGCGGGTTACACGGTCGGCGCCTCGTTGACGTGGAGCCTATTCGACGGCTTCCAGCAAATCGGCAAGGCCCAGCAGGCAGAAGCCGAATTGCAGCGGGCCGACATCGCCCTGCAGCGGCAGTCGCTACAAAATGAAGTCGACATCACCGAAGCACAGCGCAACCTCATGGCCGCTCGGCAGCGCATCAAGCAGGCCGAAGCTGCCGTCGAGCAAGCCGAGGAAAGCCTTCGCATCCGCTCCGATCGCTACGCGGAAGGCCTGGAACGCACCTCCGACTTGCTCCAAGCCGAAGCTACGCTCGCCGAACGTCGACTCGCACACTTGCAGGCGCTCTACCAGCACAACGTCACGCTCTACCGGCTTGAGCTTCTCACCGAACGGACTCTCACGAGGTGA